From the genome of Spinacia oleracea cultivar Varoflay chromosome 2, BTI_SOV_V1, whole genome shotgun sequence, one region includes:
- the LOC110799089 gene encoding uncharacterized protein has protein sequence MPADQDVSLNPNSAYYLSNNDLNASKLVNIVFDGKCFNDWKRSMVIALSARNKLCFVDGTLNQPAANSTNFRIWNRCNDLVISWMLGSLEVSIARSVLYLKTAREIWLDLEERFCQSSGPQLFSVQQKLCDLNQYDDEQISSFFTKIKLLWDQLDGLDPLPSCVCTGCSCTLTQKLLKSQQDQRLIQFLMKLNQKYDHSKSTILMMSPLPTISKAYGLLLQEEQQKEVNSNRNHNLESTVFTARKFTDSRPYKSTYASNSGNFGTQNANKEISPILGTIYIVSIAK, from the coding sequence ATGCCTGCTGATCAGGATGTTTCTCTTAATCCAAATTCTGCCTATTACCTCAGCAATAATGATCTTAATGCTTCGAAGTTGGTTAATATAGTGTTTGATGGCAAATGTTTCAATGACTGGAAAAGGTCTATGGTGATTGCTCTGTCAGCTAGGAACAAATTGTGCTTTGTTGATGGAACACTGAATCAACCTGCAGCTAATTCAACAAACTTCAGGATCTGGAATAGGTGTAATGACTTAGTGATATCCTGGATGCTAGGTTCTCTTGAGGTTTCAATTGCAAGAAGTGTATTATACTTGAAGACAGCCAGAGAAATTTGGTTAGATCTTGAGGAAAGATTTTGTCAATCTTCTGGTCCACAGTTGTTTTCAGTGCAACAAAAACTTTGTGATTTGAATCAATATGATGATGagcaaatttcaagtttctttACCAAGATCAAGCTTCTTTGGGACCAACTTGATGGTCTGGATCCACTTCCATCATGTGTTTGTACAGGCTGTAGTTGCACACTCACACAGAAACTTCTGAAGTCACAACAAGATCAAAGGTTGATTCAATTCCTAATGAAATTAAACCAGAAATATGATCATTCGAAGAGTACTATTCTTATGATGAGTCCATTGCCAACAATTTCAAAGGCATATGGATTACTTCTGCAAGAAGAGCAGCAGAAAGAAGTCAACAGCAACAGGAATCACAATCTAGAGTCAACTGTGTTCACTGCAAGAAAATTTACTGATAGCAGACCATACAAGTCTACTTATGCCTCTAATTCTGGTAATTTTGGTACTCAGAACGCAAACAAAGAAATTTCACCTATTCTAGGAACAATCTATATTGTGAGCATTGCAAAATGA